From one Halosimplex rubrum genomic stretch:
- a CDS encoding ATP-binding protein: MDMDTDRRWGVGPLAIGAVGFVLAATALVYHGAEAAALGSFGGPLLALLIDGVPAVVLAYAGYRLWNADLGAEYRWVVAVWSLGGVAVFTSAVGLTVAVRLLEDRVVTEPAFTLLVAASFGGLAGALAGYYRARAVADATRAERASDALAFVNGLIRHDLRNDMQVIRAYAEEIEDADAPTDAAVTDHATVVREKTDEAFERIDTAGSLAKTVAGEADYEPVDLVAIADDAAASVESATAATVTTDLPERAPVVANAGLRSVVDNLVENAVEHDEGDDPRVALTVERREETVRLTVSDDGPGIPPEERPAAYRHGDGTDGGGLRIAATLVERYGGDLRIDDDGGVGAGDGTTVVVELPRADDGAAGVSRRTDRRAIGG, translated from the coding sequence ATGGACATGGACACGGACCGCCGGTGGGGGGTGGGCCCGCTGGCGATCGGGGCCGTGGGGTTCGTACTCGCGGCGACGGCGCTTGTCTATCACGGGGCGGAAGCGGCGGCGCTGGGCTCGTTCGGAGGCCCGCTTCTCGCGCTGCTGATCGACGGGGTCCCGGCGGTCGTGCTGGCCTACGCGGGCTACCGGCTGTGGAACGCCGACCTCGGCGCCGAGTACCGGTGGGTGGTCGCCGTCTGGTCGCTCGGCGGCGTCGCGGTCTTCACGAGCGCGGTCGGGCTGACCGTCGCCGTGCGACTCCTGGAGGACAGGGTGGTCACGGAGCCGGCGTTCACGCTGCTGGTCGCCGCGTCGTTCGGCGGGCTGGCGGGCGCGCTCGCGGGCTACTACCGGGCGCGGGCGGTCGCCGACGCCACCCGGGCCGAGCGGGCGAGCGACGCGCTGGCGTTCGTCAACGGCCTCATCAGACACGACCTTCGCAACGACATGCAGGTGATCCGCGCCTACGCGGAGGAGATCGAGGACGCCGACGCGCCGACCGACGCCGCGGTGACCGACCACGCGACGGTCGTCCGGGAGAAGACCGACGAGGCCTTCGAGCGCATCGACACCGCGGGCTCGCTGGCCAAGACCGTCGCCGGCGAGGCCGACTACGAGCCCGTCGATCTGGTCGCGATCGCCGACGACGCGGCCGCGAGCGTCGAGTCGGCCACGGCCGCGACCGTCACGACCGACCTCCCCGAGCGGGCGCCGGTCGTCGCCAACGCCGGCCTCCGGTCGGTCGTCGACAACCTCGTCGAGAACGCCGTCGAACACGACGAGGGCGACGACCCCCGCGTCGCGCTGACCGTCGAGCGCCGCGAGGAGACGGTCCGCCTGACCGTCAGCGACGACGGCCCCGGGATCCCGCCCGAGGAACGCCCCGCCGCCTATCGCCACGGCGACGGGACGGACGGCGGCGGGCTCCGCATCGCCGCCACGCTCGTCGAGCGCTACGGCGGCGACCTCCGGATCGACGACGACGGCGGCGTCGGGGCGGGCGACGGCACGACCGTCGTCGTCGAGCTACCGCGGGCCGACGACGGTGCCGCCGGCGTCTCGCGCCGGACCGACCGGCGGGCCATCGGTGGCTGA
- a CDS encoding archaemetzincin family Zn-dependent metalloprotease: MHVDIVPVGDVRAEVKRESSASLRAVYESDVTMHDTQSIPSGAYDRSRDQYSAESFIKLATRVGDGDKNIAITPKDLFYHRRNYVFGLAYLDGKGSVISTYRLNTSSDGGISRRSDEDVFSDRVRKEVIHEIGHTMGLEHCDNKRCVMSFSPTVREVDIKDEALCGTCQRQVM; this comes from the coding sequence ATGCACGTCGACATCGTGCCGGTGGGCGACGTCCGCGCCGAGGTGAAACGCGAATCCTCGGCGAGCCTCCGGGCCGTCTACGAGAGCGACGTGACGATGCACGACACGCAGTCGATCCCCTCCGGCGCGTACGACCGCAGTCGCGACCAGTACAGCGCGGAATCGTTCATCAAACTCGCCACCCGCGTGGGCGACGGCGACAAGAACATCGCCATCACCCCCAAGGACCTGTTCTACCACCGGCGCAACTACGTCTTCGGGCTCGCCTACCTCGACGGCAAGGGGTCGGTCATCTCCACCTATCGCCTGAACACCTCCTCCGACGGCGGCATCTCGCGGCGCTCCGACGAGGACGTGTTCTCCGACCGCGTCCGCAAGGAGGTCATCCACGAGATCGGCCACACCATGGGCCTGGAACACTGCGACAACAAACGCTGCGTCATGAGCTTCTCGCCCACCGTCCGCGAGGTCGACATCAAAGACGAGGCGCTCTGTGGCACCTGTCAGCGCCAGGTTATGTGA
- a CDS encoding ribosome biogenesis/translation initiation ATPase RLI: MADDSIAVVDLDRCQPDRCNYECANFCPPNRSGKECIVTREERFEEGEPFEGGPDQIHISEEICLGESCGICVNKCPFDAIEIINLPQELDDEPVHRYGENAFALYGLPAPQEGQVTGILGPNGIGKTTAVRILADEMSPNLGQVSGDPPAWEAIMDEYRGTELQTYLEALRQGDVTVARKPQYVDQIPDQFDGTTRQLLERTDERGALDELIDRVGIRPVVDQDIDTLSGGELQRVALVACLARDADFYFLDELTPYLDIGQRMTAARLVRELADEGGRSMLVVEHDLAILDLLADTIHVAYGTSGAFGVITSPKSTKNGINEYLGGYLENENMRVRQESITFEEHAPRTTAEGEVVVEYPDLTKSYGDGEFSLEVEGGEIQENEVLGVVGPNGIGKSTFAQMLAGRLEPDEGEVDARLDIAYKPQYVEIDQPMRVDAFLSSITDDFGTSYWNTEIADPLQLDRIMEQNLTDLSGGERQRVAIAACLSEDADLYLLDEPSAHLDVEQRVRATSAIRRYAENHDATALVIDHDIYMIDLLADRLLVFDGEPAAHGHASPPVGMRDGMNEFLANLDITFRRDERTGRPRINKPGSQLDREQKSAGEYYYSD; encoded by the coding sequence GAGTGCATCGTCACCCGGGAGGAGCGCTTCGAGGAGGGCGAACCGTTCGAGGGCGGCCCCGACCAGATCCACATCTCCGAGGAGATCTGCCTCGGCGAGAGCTGCGGCATCTGCGTCAACAAGTGCCCCTTCGACGCCATCGAGATCATCAACCTCCCCCAGGAACTCGACGACGAGCCCGTCCACCGCTACGGCGAGAACGCCTTCGCCCTCTACGGGTTGCCCGCCCCCCAGGAGGGGCAAGTGACGGGTATCCTCGGCCCGAACGGCATCGGGAAGACCACCGCCGTCCGCATCCTCGCCGACGAGATGTCGCCCAACCTCGGCCAGGTGTCGGGCGACCCGCCCGCCTGGGAGGCTATCATGGACGAGTACCGCGGGACGGAACTGCAGACCTACCTCGAAGCGCTCCGCCAGGGCGACGTGACCGTCGCGCGCAAACCGCAGTACGTCGACCAGATCCCCGACCAGTTCGACGGCACCACCCGCCAGCTGCTGGAGCGGACCGACGAACGCGGCGCGCTCGACGAGCTGATCGACCGGGTCGGCATCCGCCCGGTCGTCGACCAGGACATCGACACGCTCTCGGGCGGGGAACTCCAGCGGGTCGCGCTCGTCGCGTGTCTCGCCCGCGACGCCGACTTCTACTTCCTCGACGAACTCACCCCGTACCTCGACATCGGCCAGCGGATGACCGCCGCGCGACTGGTGCGGGAACTCGCCGACGAGGGCGGCCGCTCGATGCTCGTCGTCGAACACGACCTCGCGATTCTGGACCTGCTCGCCGACACCATCCACGTCGCCTACGGGACCTCTGGCGCGTTCGGCGTCATCACGAGCCCGAAATCCACGAAGAACGGTATCAACGAGTACCTCGGCGGCTATCTAGAGAACGAGAACATGCGGGTCCGCCAGGAGTCGATCACCTTCGAGGAACACGCCCCCCGCACGACCGCCGAGGGCGAGGTCGTCGTCGAGTACCCCGACCTCACGAAGTCCTACGGCGACGGGGAGTTCTCCCTCGAAGTGGAGGGCGGCGAGATCCAGGAGAACGAAGTCCTTGGCGTCGTCGGCCCGAACGGCATCGGGAAGTCGACGTTCGCCCAGATGCTCGCCGGCCGCCTCGAACCCGACGAGGGCGAGGTCGACGCGCGCCTCGACATCGCCTACAAGCCCCAGTACGTCGAGATCGACCAGCCGATGCGCGTCGATGCGTTCCTCTCCTCTATCACCGACGATTTCGGCACCTCCTACTGGAACACGGAGATCGCCGACCCCCTGCAACTGGACCGCATCATGGAGCAGAACCTCACCGATCTCTCCGGCGGGGAGCGCCAGCGCGTCGCCATCGCGGCCTGCCTCTCCGAGGACGCCGACCTGTACCTGCTCGACGAGCCGTCGGCCCACCTCGACGTGGAACAGCGGGTCCGGGCCACCTCGGCCATCCGTCGCTACGCCGAGAACCACGACGCGACCGCGCTCGTCATCGACCACGACATCTACATGATCGACCTGCTGGCCGACCGCCTGCTGGTCTTCGACGGCGAACCGGCCGCACACGGCCACGCCTCGCCGCCCGTGGGCATGCGCGACGGCATGAACGAGTTCCTCGCCAACCTCGACATCACCTTCCGCCGCGACGAGCGCACCGGCCGCCCGCGCATCAACAAGCCCGGCTCGCAACTGGACCGGGAGCAGAAGTCGGCCGGCGAGTACTACTACAGCGACTGA
- the rnhB gene encoding ribonuclease HII, with the protein MHEFGVDEAGKGPVLGSMFAAAVAVDPADLPDDVGDSKGIAPERRRELDAAIREVGAVGVAEVTVERIDDEETDMNSLTVAAHAEAVDALADAAGATPTDEDPLDGYVDAGDTNAVRFERRVEDAAEAAIDARAEHGADETYAVVGAASIVAKVARDAHVEALAEEYGDVGSGYPGDETTREFLEAYVADHEELPGCARASWQTSKDALAAVSQSSLGEFEPDGGRAVAEPAEETTVRSDGSGLRRTTLDDF; encoded by the coding sequence ATGCACGAGTTCGGCGTCGACGAGGCCGGCAAGGGGCCGGTGTTGGGCTCGATGTTCGCGGCGGCGGTCGCCGTGGACCCCGCCGATCTGCCCGACGACGTCGGCGACTCGAAGGGGATCGCCCCCGAGCGCCGTCGCGAACTCGACGCGGCGATCCGCGAGGTCGGGGCGGTCGGCGTCGCCGAGGTCACCGTCGAGCGCATCGACGACGAGGAGACGGACATGAACTCGCTGACCGTCGCCGCCCACGCCGAGGCCGTCGACGCGCTGGCCGACGCCGCCGGGGCGACACCGACCGACGAGGACCCCCTCGACGGCTACGTCGACGCCGGCGACACCAACGCCGTCCGCTTCGAGCGCCGCGTAGAGGACGCCGCCGAGGCCGCGATCGACGCCCGCGCCGAGCACGGCGCCGACGAGACCTACGCGGTGGTCGGCGCCGCCAGCATCGTCGCGAAGGTGGCCCGCGACGCCCACGTCGAGGCGCTCGCCGAGGAGTACGGCGACGTGGGCAGCGGCTACCCCGGCGACGAGACCACGAGGGAGTTCCTCGAAGCCTACGTCGCCGACCACGAGGAACTGCCCGGTTGCGCCCGCGCGTCCTGGCAGACCAGCAAGGACGCCCTCGCCGCCGTCTCGCAGTCTTCGCTCGGCGAGTTCGAGCCCGACGGCGGCCGCGCCGTGGCGGAGCCGGCGGAGGAGACGACGGTCCGATCCGACGGCAGCGGCCTCCGACGGACGACGCTCGACGACTTCTAG
- a CDS encoding UPF0146 family protein: MIPETLDALVARFAEFDAAVEVGIGRRPVVADALAETGTDVVATDRRVRTVPDSVRFVVDDVTDPDPSVYAGADLVYALNLPPELHRPALAAAREADAAFMFTTLGTDQPLVATERETLPAETLFVARG, encoded by the coding sequence GTGATCCCCGAGACGCTGGACGCACTCGTCGCCCGCTTCGCCGAGTTCGACGCCGCCGTCGAGGTCGGGATCGGCCGCCGGCCCGTCGTCGCCGACGCGCTCGCCGAGACCGGTACCGACGTGGTCGCCACCGACCGCCGAGTCCGGACGGTCCCCGACTCCGTCCGGTTCGTCGTCGACGACGTGACCGACCCCGACCCGTCGGTGTACGCCGGCGCCGACCTGGTCTACGCGCTGAACCTCCCGCCGGAGCTCCACCGGCCGGCGCTGGCCGCCGCCCGCGAGGCCGACGCCGCGTTCATGTTCACGACCCTCGGCACCGACCAGCCGCTCGTCGCGACCGAACGCGAGACGCTGCCCGCCGAGACGCTGTTCGTCGCACGCGGCTGA
- a CDS encoding beta propeller repeat protein, translating to MLLAGSDDGVYRLPDLDGPADRTAEQILDSGRVMRLRTFDAVDGGSASERSEPSSDSPDGAFAATTTGLFHSPDGETWVDLGVPTEAVYSVGALPDGRLYAGTRPARVYVGEFEYGTDAGETDDIGPAVEWRECEGFQALPSREEWRLPRHDDLAQVKDLHRDPADPDRLVAGVEVGGVHGSDDGGETWVERRGDDSDGEGVDDDIHELHVVGPGEYVAATGFGLFRTTDAGESWTRLDEGVDQRYFRTAFSLDGVVYAGGALANSSTWDDPDADPVLLAVRDGSVERVEFPAADETVTGMTAVGGDPVVATHRGSVLVRRGGEWASVGDLPVPGEPTGRYTPLTRLA from the coding sequence ATGCTCCTCGCCGGCAGCGACGACGGCGTGTACCGGCTCCCCGATCTGGACGGCCCGGCCGACCGGACGGCCGAGCAGATCCTCGACAGCGGCCGCGTGATGCGACTGCGAACGTTCGACGCCGTCGACGGCGGTTCCGCGAGCGAGCGGAGCGAACCCTCGTCGGACTCGCCCGACGGCGCGTTCGCGGCGACGACGACCGGCCTCTTCCACTCGCCGGACGGCGAGACGTGGGTGGATCTGGGCGTCCCGACCGAAGCGGTCTACAGCGTCGGCGCGCTCCCGGACGGCCGCCTCTACGCCGGCACTCGCCCGGCTCGCGTCTACGTCGGCGAGTTCGAGTACGGGACCGACGCGGGCGAAACGGACGACATCGGCCCGGCCGTCGAGTGGCGCGAGTGCGAGGGGTTCCAGGCCCTCCCCTCGCGTGAGGAGTGGCGGCTCCCCCGCCACGACGACCTCGCGCAGGTCAAGGACCTCCACCGCGACCCCGCTGACCCCGACCGGCTCGTCGCCGGCGTCGAGGTCGGCGGCGTCCACGGCAGCGACGACGGGGGCGAGACGTGGGTCGAGCGGCGAGGAGACGACTCCGACGGCGAGGGCGTGGACGACGACATCCACGAGTTGCACGTCGTGGGACCCGGCGAGTACGTCGCCGCGACGGGCTTCGGCCTGTTTCGGACGACGGACGCGGGCGAGTCGTGGACCCGGCTGGACGAGGGGGTCGACCAGCGGTACTTCCGGACGGCGTTCTCGCTGGACGGCGTCGTCTACGCCGGCGGCGCGCTCGCGAACTCCTCGACCTGGGACGACCCCGACGCCGACCCGGTCCTGTTGGCCGTCCGCGACGGGTCGGTCGAACGAGTCGAGTTCCCGGCCGCCGACGAGACGGTCACCGGGATGACGGCGGTCGGCGGTGACCCGGTCGTCGCGACCCACCGCGGGTCCGTCCTCGTCCGCCGCGGCGGCGAGTGGGCGTCGGTCGGCGACCTGCCGGTGCCAGGGGAGCCGACGGGTCGGTACACGCCGCTGACTCGGCTGGCCTGA